The sequence TGATGATTTATTTTATTTATAATCGATTTACATAAAAAAATCTAGCATTTCTGCTAGATTTTTATGATTATACCATTATTTTTTTGGTGGGCGTCCACGTGGACGGCGTATAGAACGTGGTACTTTCTCAGATGAAGTCTCATCACCAAATAGATTTGCATTCATCAACATTTGCCCTGTCAGTTGAGCAATTGCAGATTGAGCTTCTAAACTAAAACCGATTTGGGCACGTTGTTGTGCTTGTTGAAAAGTACGAACCTCTTGTTCTATAGGGGTTACTGCTGGTTCATCATTAGAAGTTAATGTTTCAGCTTCAGGATTTACATTAACTACATCATCAGCATTTACCACTTCTGTTTTAACTTCTATAGCTTCTTTAACTTCTATAGCTTCAGTTGGTGTAACTTCAATTTGCTCTTCTGCAGGTTGTTGAGTTGATACAACTTGATTTTCAGCTTCAGCTTGAACATCATCAGATGAGGTTGTAACATTTGCAGTATTCGCTTGCATTTGTTGCTGACGTTGTTGATATTCTTGCTCTTTAGCTTGTTTTGCTAATTCACGGCGTACACGTGGGTCATTCGCTAAACGAGCAGTAGGGCGTACAGGTGGTGTGATATCTAACACAGGTGCAGGCTCTTCTGTATTTGTTACAGTCATGCTTGGTACTGCAACATCACGTGTAACCGTTTTCTTTTCTGATGTATTATGAGCTTGAGTATGTTGTTGATTATATTGTTCAACAAATTTACCCAAAGCACGATTAAAAGTAGGAATTAAACCAAATTGTTCAATTAATACTTGACAATCATCACCATAAACATGACGAATCAATTGTCCTACATTGTATTGAGCTAAAGTTGGAATTTGTGTTGCAGTCAATTTCACTTCTGCAATAGTTTGAACTTCAGCTTGTGCCTGTTTACGGCGTAAACGTGGGTCATTACTTGCACGTTGTACAGGAGCTTTTAGTGCAGTTTCATCTACAGGTGCGATGACAGGCTCAACCGTAGCGACCGTTTCTGTAGTCATTGGCTCTGTGCTTGCTACTACTGTTTCTGTTGGTGTAGCGACCTTTTCATCATTATGAATTACCGTAGTTTCAACTGGAGCAGATACTTTTAATTGCTCAGGAATTAGCGTGATGATTTCACTTTGTGCTTGGTCAATATTCACCACCAAAGCTGTATTCATGATTTGATGTTGTGGTACATCAATCATTTCTACACGAATAGTAGGATTTTCGGTTGTGCTACTTTCAACAACTGGTGTAGTTGTAGTTTGTGCTATGGCTTCAGTTTCAGCATGACGCTCACGACGTGGTTTGCGGGTATGAGTTGTTTCTGCTGGTGCTGTATCATTGATTTGTTCATTAGCTACTGGCGTTGCAATAGGAGTAAGATCGTCATCAGCAGTTAAAACACTTGCATCACGTTGGCGTACAGGACGTTGTGGACGTGTTTGATTTGGCTCACGACGTGGAATCTCCTGTTCTTGACGTTTTTGCTGACGTTTTTCACGTTGTTCTTGGCGTTGCTCATGGCGAGAAATTTGGATAATTTCTTCATGAACTTGATGTTCTACTGCTTCTTTTTTGCGTGATTTTTTATTTTGGCGTGAACTTTTTTCCACTTTTTCGGTTTCTACGACAGGAGCTTTATGTGCATAAGCAGGTGTTTCACCCATTGTTGGTGTTGTAATTGCTTGTGCTTGAGCAACGGGTTCGTGATGAATATGTCCAAATTGTCCACGGCTAATTGCACCATTATTAATCATCGCTTCAATTGATGCTGCGGCATTACGAGCAGTACGGCTTTGGTCAATGGTTTTAGCTTGTTTTTGCACAAATAAATTTTCTAACCATGCACAAGGGCTTGTAGTTGTTTGTGGTGCATGATTGACTTGTGCTAGATGAGCTTCTGTTACAGATTTAGTTTGTTGAGGTGTCTGTTCAGCTTTTTTAGCTTGCTGAGTAATTACTTGTTGTAAGCCATTTTGCTCAGCTTCATTTAAATGCCATTCAGATAATTCATAACCTAATTCTTTTTCACTTGAACGTGTTGCTTCGGTACGTTCATAACTGCTTGGTGCATAGCCATCAGGATTAAATTGAATATTAAAATGTGGTGTTTCCAAATGTGGATGTGGTAAAACTGTTACACGCACATTCGATGTTTGCTCTAAATACACAAGACTATGGCGTTTTTCATTAAGTAAAAATGCGGCAATCTCTACAGGTACTTCAACCTGTACTTCACCTTGACGATGTTGTAAAGCTAATTCTTCAATTTTACGCATAATCGATAATGATAATGAGCGTAAATCACGCACCATACCTGTACCATGACAACGTGGACAAACATAGCCAGTTGCTTCTTCTAATGATGGACGTAAACGCTGACGGCTCATTTCCATCAAGCCAAAACGAGAAAGCTGTCCAAATTGGATTCTTGCACGGTCGCTTTGTGTTGCTTCACGCAATTTTGCTTCTACCATACGTTGATGACGTTCTTTACCCATATCGATAAAGTCAATCACAATTAAACCGCCCATATCACGAATACGCAATTGGCGTGCGATTTCTTCAGCAGCTTCTAAGTTGGTATTGAGAGCAGTTTCTTCAACATCACCACCACGTGTTGCTTTAGCTGAGTTAATATCGATAGAAACTAAGGCTTCGGTTTGGTCAATGACAATTGAACCACCAGATGGCAATTTAACTTCACGCTCATAAGCTGTTTGAATTTGATTTTCAACACCATAATAAGCAAATAAAGGCTCTTCTAGGGTATAAGTATGTAATTTATTTAATTGATGTGGCATAACCGTTTTGATGAAATGATAAGCTTCATCATAGGCTTGTTTGCTATCAATTAAAATTTCAGCGACATCATCACGCAAATAATCACGCAAAGCACGAGTTACAACCCCTGCTTCTTGATGGATTAGCATTGGAGATGGACCAGAGTTTGCCATTGCTTGAATTTGTTGCCATAAGGCTAATAAATGCTGTAAATCCGCTTGTAATTCGTCTAAACTACGTCCAATACCTGCAGTACGCACAATGACACTCATACCTTGTGGTAGATTTAATGCTGCAAGATTTTGTTTTAATTCTTCACGTGTTGAACCAGAAATCTGACGGCTAATACCGCCACCTTTTGGATTATTCGGCATTAAAACCAGATAACGTCCTGCCAATGAAATAAAAGTTGATAACGCAGCCCCTTTATTGCCACGCTCTTCTTTTTCCACTTGTACTAAAACTTCAGTACCGACTGGAATTAACTCATAAATACTTAAATGTTCATTGCGTGGGTCGCCATGAAAATAAGCACGGTCAATTTCTTTGATAGATAAGAAACCTTGTTTTTGTGCACCATATTCGACAAAAACTGCTTCTAAAGATGGTTCTACACGAGTAATATGTCCCTTGTAGATATTAGATTTTTTCTGTTCACGTGTACGATTTTCTAAGTCAAAATCATATAAGCGGCGACCAGTAACTAGGGCAACACGAACCTCTTCAGGGTGAGTTGCATTGATAAGCATACGTTTCATGGGTGTAATACCTGTTTTTATTACACAAATAAACAATATGAATAATTCAATACATAAAAGAGAAGTGTAGTCTTAAGATATTAACCAGCATATAAATTGCTTTAATGATGACCGAATAGCTGATATGAGGCTAATCACAGGTATCATTTATGGTTGCAATTATTCCTATAGCTCAGTGAAACTTTCTGATTTCTGAAAAGCGTTAATGGAAAATGCAAGTTTATATTTATATCACTTACACCAACTATCTTACTTATATAAAGTGATAATCCCTCTGACATCAATTTATATTAATGAGTTTGTGTTATATCATTAATATTATGGTTAAGGCATATCAAATTTTGATAATTAAGATATGGGATAGATTAAAATTATTCCATTCATCTCATAAATTTTCACTGGATTGACGAGTTGTATTAACTTTTGGGATTTATTCATAATGAATTTTCCATTTGGTACTTATTTCAACATTGTTCTGATGATGTTGGATACGGAATGTTACATCGTATCGATACCAAAATAAGTCAATCTAAACCAAACTCGTTACCGAAAATATGTAGATGATTGCTTATTTGTTGCGTCAATTATTGGATTTAGTTTGTGTGTTGAACATTTTATTTATAACATCATATTCCACATACAAAATGACTAAATCAGACATTTTCATCAGTATTGATTTTGTTAAAGCGAGTTCGCATATTAGGCTGAAACAAAAATCCCGAATTTTTGCTCACAAAATCAATCCTAGATTTGATTTACCGATATAACTTTTAAAGTTATAATACGCCATCGGTTATGGCAAATTCTGTAAGAATGCGTCATTTAATTATCATCCATCATTTATTTAGGTATGATGTTTGAGATAAGACATATTCTATGTTGCAACTATAGCAAATCTTTTATCATCTGCCTATGGCTGAGTTGTTAAAATTATATCAATCATATCCATATTATCGAATTGTTTGATGTTTTTTTATACTATTACCTATATTTTGTTTAATTATTAGGCGTGAGTTGAGTTATGCGTACTTCTAAAAAATCATCATTTTCCACAAAAAATCCACAGCCTAAATCATTCATATCACGTCAGGCTTATGATAAAACATCAGTAAAATCAAGTGTCAATTCAAGTCGTGTTGTAGCATCTAACAAATTATCCACAGTAAAGAAAAAATTATCCACAGATGAAGTAGAACAAGACTATCAAACAGTTTCATGGTTCGATGTTACAGAATATCAAGATGGACAACGTGTTGATAATTTTTTAATCAATCGCTTAAAAGGTGTGCCAAAAAGTCGTATTTATCGTTTGATTCGTGAGGGAGAAGTACGTGTTAATAAAAAACGAGTGAAAGCGGATACACGTTTGATGGCAGGCGACCAAGTACGAGTTGCTCCAATTCGTTATCAACAAAAAAATCAGCAAGATGTACCAGTCAGCGATAAAATGGCGGACGGTTTGTTGCAACGCATTGTGTATGAAGATGATGGTTTAATCGTCATCAATAAGCCATCAGGGTTGGCGGTGCATGGCGGTAGTGGGGTGCATTTTGGTTTGATTGAAATTTTACGCACCGCATTGCAAAAACCATATTTGGAACTGATTCATCGTATTGACCGAGATACCTCTGGTTTGGTGATGATTGCCAAAAAACGCAGTATTTTAAAAAAATTACAAGATTTATTGCGTGAACATAAAATCCGTAAAGATTATATTGCCTTAGTGAAAGGCGAAGTTACGCTGAATCAGCAGTTGATTGATGCACCGTTGTTGCGTTATGAATTGGCGAATGGCGAACGCCGTGTCCGTATTAGTAAAGATGGCAAGCCAAGTCAAACTGATTGGAAAGTATTACAACGTTTTCAGGGAGCGACTTTGATACAAGCATCGCCTTTGACAGGGCGGACACATCAAATTCGGGTGCATGGTTTAAGTATTGGACATCCTTTATTGGGCGATGATAAATATGGGCATCATATCACTAGTACGATTGACGCTCATCGTTTATGTTTACACGCCATTCGCTTAAATATTCCTGATTATCCATTGATTGAAACGGATATGCCTGATGATATTCAGAAAATTATTGATACATTAATAAAATAAGGTGAAATGATGGCTATAGATGGTATTAACATTATTGATAGTGATTCGGCACATGATGTTTATATCAGCATTACGGATGACTGGAAAGAAGGTAAAGCATTTGATGAAATTCTACAAGAAGCATTAGCGTTACAAACTTCTTTTTGTGATGACGATGAAATTCCAGAGGTATTTACAGAAATTTATTGGACAGCTTTGGCGTATAGCCTATGGAAAATTAGTCATTTACCTGATGATATTTATCAAAAAGTAGCAACAATCATTGAACAAGGTGCTAGTGAACAATGGGCGATTGTCTTTGATGAGAAAGCGGTAAAATTGCGTCAAAAAGCCTTAGATAAATTATTGAAAAAAATTCAAACGCCCAATACAAGACCCTTAAAACAACGCTCACCTAAAATATTAAAGCCCGCGACAACACCACCATATTTTAATATTGGTGATGTGGTGGTGATTCAATATCCTGATGATTTTCAGCAAGGTTATTATGGGGTATTTTTAGTGGTGGATATTGAACAATCTGCACGCAAAAAAGAATATCATTTTGCAGTTACACGTTATTTTGAGCGTGAAGTGCCTAGTTTAACTGATGTTTTGATGAGTGATATTTTATTTCGTGGACAATTAGGCTTTGCTAGTAGCTGTTGGATTGCACATAAAGAGTTAAAAACACTATTGCCATATTTTACAAAAATTGCCAATGTGGAATTAATTACGCATCGTATGGGGGTTTTTTCTCCTGCTAATCATTTGGAAGATTTTTATCAATATGTCGATAAAAATGATCCGTCCTATGGTGGTAAAACTAAACAAGTGGTAGATGTGATTAAAAGTATTGTTGAAGAATTTTAATAAAGTTGATTTTTAATAGTGAAAGTGGGGTGCATAATATGTACCTACTCGCCATTTTTAAAATCTATCCACATAATCATCTGCATTACCGCATTGATAAATAATAGTCTGTTTAATTTATAAACCAAAACTATAATTTTTAAATCAGTTTAATTGTATTTTAATTTTTATATAGTGCTCGTTGTCAATGCTTAATTGTAGTAAAATTACTCTTAATTTGCATAAAAAGCCATTGCTAAACCTTATAAACCACATTACACTAATGGTTAATTCATCGAATATGAAATGATAGGAGCAATCAGATGAGTGAAGGTCAATTTGATTCAGTATCGGTTCTTAAAAAATCAAATGTGTATTTTGGCGGTTTGTGTGTAAGTCATACAGTACAATTCGCTGATGGTACACGTAAAACCTTAGGTGTATTATTACCAAATCCAACGGGTGAGGCATTAAAATTTAATACACAAGTTGCTGAGCGTATGGAAATTGTATCTGGGGAATGTTGGGTAAGTATTGCTGATGCTGAAAAAGAATTATTTACAGCAGGGCAATCATTTTATGTATCAGGCGATAGTTATTTTACAGTTGAATTAAAAGATGTTGTTGATTATGTTTGCCATTATGAAGGCTGATATGATCGATTAATTATCAATATCTAAATAAAGGCATATCATCACAATATGCCTTTTGTATTTAAGATGAGCTTTTGACTTGTTCATCATCATTATCAGTTTCAGGCGGTTGTTCAATGGTTTCATGAATCCATTCACGCCAAATTGCTAATAAAATTGCTAAAATCACAGGTCCGATAAATAAACCAATTAAACCAAAACTTGCAATACCACCTAACACACCAAACATAATGATCAGAAATGGAATTTGTGTTGCCCCAGAAATGACTAAAGGACGAATGACGTTATCAGCAGTACTTACCACACAAACACCCCAAGCCATAACACCAATTGCTTCAACAATCTGCCCTTGTGAAACGAGCCACAATGCGACACCTGTATAAGAAACAGGAGGACCAAAAGGAATTAACGCCAAAATAAAGGTCATTATGGTTAAAAGCATTGGATTTGGTACACCAGCAACAGCATAACTTACACCAGCTAATAAAGCTTGTGCAAGAGCAGTTAAACCAATACCATAAACAACTGCACGTGTGGTTTCAGAAATTGTATTTAAATAATGATGGATACGTTCGCCAATGACCATTTCAATGGCACGGCTGATTTGTTTTAAAATCATTGGACCATCACGATAAAAGAAAAATAGTGAAAATAATGCAAAGAATAATTTAATCAAATTTTTACTAATTTCATTGATTACTAAACGCCCATAACCGAGATGATTTTGTACCCAATGACCAATATTTTTATTTAAATCTTCAGGGTTAAGATTGAGGTCTTGTACCATTTTAACAATTTCAGGACCAATAAATGGTAAATTTTGAATCATTGGTGGTACTTTTAAATCGCCTAAGAATAGTTTATGTTGTAAATCGGCATATAGTAAACGACCTTCGTGTTGTAAAATCACAATAGAGGTAATCAGTGGAATACCAATCACTAAAATAATTAATCCTAACATTATGACTGCACTTAATGTAGGGCGATGTTTGCCTGTAACTTTATTTTGTAACCAAACATAAATTGGCCATGTCATATAGGCAATAATTGCAGCCCATACCACAGGAACAATAAAATATTTAAGGATATGAAATCCTAAAAATAGCAAGATAATCAATAAACTGATTAATAACAAACGTTGTGTTGTAAGATAGTGCCTTTTCACATCATTGCTCTTTATCAATACAATATTTCTATTTTAACGCAAAATATGTATGATGACGATGTGTGAAATGTAAAAATATCATGTAAAATAGTTTATATTGTGCATAGTATGAAGGTAAATTGTGGATATAACAATTGTATTTATAGTGGCAATAACCGCTTTTGTTTTTGGTATTATTTGCTGTTATTTATTATTGAGTAATAGTCGCAATGGTAAAATTAAAGCCGAATATGAACAAAAAATAGCCCAATTAAAGTTAGAACATCAACAAGCCATACAGTTGGCACAAAAGCGTAGTGTCAATACTAGTCGTTCGGTGTTAAAGGGACGTATGGCAGAGCAATTTGCACCGATATTACCAGAATTTGATTATCTACCTAGTGATGCTAAATTTTTAGGCGACCCGATTGATTATGTAATTTTTGATGGCTATAGTGAGTTTAGAGAAGGTTTATTATCGGCTGATGATATTTCTATTGTTTTGATGGATATTAAAAGTGGGCAAGCACGCTTACATAAGGGACAAAATGCCATTGCTCGTGCGATTGCACAGGGTAGGGTGCGTTTTGAAACATTACATATCGATTTTGATGATGACGATGATTGGTATAATGATGTTAATGAGCGTTAATTAAACAACTAAAGGCGAACCATATTCGCCTTTAGCTATTCATCAGTTTAAGATGAAATTAATTTAACAATGTTTTATCAGAAACACGGTTTTCTTCAAACTCTTGTACTGTAGTCATCATATAACGTTGGAAAATATGTACATCGATTTCTTCAAAATCACGCAATAATTGTACAAATTGGTCTAAAATCAAACCTTTGTTATAGCTAATGTGTTGATCTACACGTAATAAGATAAGATGGTCTTCATCATCTTCATATGGTAAAATATAGCTACTGACATTAATCATAGAAGCATTTGCTTCATTCACTGCAACCAATAATTTATCAAACAATTCAGCATGATAATCTGCAACACGGTCAGTACAAGTAATACGCACTAATTTTTGATCGGCATTTAATGATACCACTGCTGTGTATTTATAAATTTTGATGGTAAAACGGTCTTCTTCAACATCGCTAATTTCAAAAAAAGCATTGCGTAATTTTTCAACTAAAAAATTAACATTAATTTCACTTTCTTCAACAAACATTTTCTATTTCCTATGTTGTGGATGATAAGTTGATTGTAATCATTATTATTTAAAAAAACAAGTTTTATCTTGTAGATAATTGTGATATATTTCCAGTTAAATAAAAATAAATTACAATATTCATATATTTTTACAAACGATGATAAAAAATATCCCTAAGCAATTTGTCTTAGGGATATTTTTTTATCGTAATTTAAACTTATAGTTTAGATACTAATTCAGGTACAACTTCGTTTAAATCACCCACTAACCAGTAATCGGCTACTGCATTGATTGGTGCTTCTTCATCTTTGTTAATCGCAACAATCACTTTAGAATCTTTCATACCTGCTAAGTGCTGAATCGCACCAGAAATACCTACAGCAACATATAAATCAGGTGCAACGATTTTACCTGTTTGACCGACTTGCATATCATTTGGTACAAAACCAGCATCAACGGCGGCACGAGATGCACCTTGAGCAGCACCTAATTTATCTGCTAATGGGTCAAGGATTTTGTGATAATTTTCACCAGAGCCAACACCACGACCACCAGAAACTACCACACGAGCAGAGGCTAACTCAGGACGTTCTGATTTCACAATTTCTTCATTTACAAATTTAGAAATACCTGCATCTTTCACTTCGCTTACGGCTTCAACTGTTGCAGAACCGCCTTGTGCAGAAACTGCATCAAATGCAGTTGTACGTACAGTTGCAACAATAATATTTTCAGCAGATTGTACAGTTGCAATCGCATTACCTGCATAAATTGGACGTTTGAAAGTATTTGCATTTTCAACAGCGATAATATCTGTAATCATGCTCACATCAAGCAATGCAGATACACGTGGTAAAATATTTTTACCTGTAGTTGTTGCAGGAGCAAGTACATATTTATATTGACCTGCTAAACTTGCCACTAAATCAGCAACATTTTCTGCTAATTGGTTGGCATAAACAGTGTTATCAGCCAATAACACTTTGCTTACGCCTGTCACTTGTTGTGCTTGGTCAGCAACTGCTTGAGCATTTTGACCTGCAACTAATATTGTAATATCACCACCAATTTTTTGAGCAGCAGTTACAACATTTAAAGTTGCAGAATTTAAATTTTTATTATCGTGTTCAGCAATAATTAAAATACTCACAATCATACTCCTTAAATCACTTTAGCGACATTTTTTAATTTGTCGATTAATTCATCAACTGAATTGACACGTACGCCTGCTTGACGTTCAGCAGGTGCTTCAACTTTAATGGTTTTTAACTTTGTTGAAACGCTTACGCCATAATCAGCAGGTGTTTTTACATCTAATGGCTTTTTACGTGCTTTCATGATGTTTGGTAATGCCGCAAAACGTGGTTCATTTAAACGTAAATCAGTAGTTACAATTGCAGGTAAGTTAAGTTCAACAGTTTGTAAACCACCATCAATTTCACGTGTAACAACAGCTTTACCATTTTCAACTTTCACTTCAGAGGCAAAAGTCCCTTGTGGTGCTTTTAATAATGCACCTAACATTTGACCTACTTGGTTAGAGTCGTCATCAATGGCTTGTTTACCTAATAAAATAAGTTCAGGTTTTTCTTGTTCAGCAACACCTTTTAAAATTTTTGCAACTTCTAAAGCACCTAATTCATCGGTATTTGCTTCTACTAAAATCGCACGGTCTGCACCTAAAGCCATAGCAGAACGAAGTTGTTCTTCTGCTTTTTTCTCACCAATTGTTACTACTACGATTTCTGAAACAACGCCTTTTTCTTTTAAACGAACTGCTTCTTCAACTGCAATTTCACAGAAAGGGTTAATTGACATTTTAACATTTGCTAAATCCACACCAGAATTATCTGGTTTTACACGAATTTTAACGTTGGCATCAACCACACGTTTTACTGCAACTAGAGCCTTCATGTTTATCCTCATTATGATAAAAATGTAAAAAAATTCCTAATCAAATAAAAAATCACTTATTTGATTAAGCAAAGTGTACAACAGCTAATAATGCAAGTCTTTGACAATTCGGTCAAGTAGAAAATGCCAAAAATGTAATAAAATTGATTAATTGATTAAAAAAAGAACAATACAAATAAATTAGAATTTAAAATCTAAAATATTGATAATGGTAAATAAATTATATTTTAATATAGTGATGAATGAATATATTGAGATATGGTGGGCGCTGACGGGATCGAACCGCCGACATTCTGCTTGTAAGGCAGACGCTCTACCAACTGAGCTAAGCGCCCTAAAAAGGGATAGACATTATTGTCTAGTAGATGGCGCAGCGGACGGGGCTCGAACCCGCGACCCCCGGCGTGACAGGCCGGTATTCTAACCAACTGAACTACCGCTGCAGGGTATATAAAAATATGGTGGGCGCTGACGGGATCGAACCGCCGACATTCTGCTTGTAAGGCAGACGCTCTACCAACTGAGCTAAGCGCCCTTTAAAAACTATTGAAAATGGCGCAGCGGACGGGGCTCGAACCCGCGACCCCCGGCGTGACAGGCCGGTATTCTAACCAACTGAACTACCGCTGCACATTATACAATAATTTGTAAGGGGAATGATAATACAGGATTAAGAGATTAAATGGCGCAGCGGACGGGGCTCGAACCCGCGACCCCCGGCGTGACAGGCCGGTATTCTAACCAACTGAACTACCGCTGCACATCGAAAATCTTAATGATTGGTGGGCGCTGACGGGATCGAACCGCCGACATTCTGCTTGTAAGGCAGACGCTCTACCAACTGAGCTAAGCGCCCTGTATTCATCCTTTGTGTGTTGCATTATAGAGAAAAATATTTTTATGTCAAATTATTTTTGCTAAAAAACTTAAAAAAATGTTTAAGTGATTAAAAATAAAGCGAAATCATGCGATTTAGTCTATTTAAGTAGCAATGTTTGCTCGGATAAATATACTAAAGCACCAATGGGAATTAAATTAAATAACTCAATAACATCAATATTTCTCATACGAATGCAACCGTGTGATAAAGGCTCGCCCATTGGCTCACTATCAGGTGTACCATGAATATAAATATAACGTTGATAAGTATCGCAACCATTGCCACAATTAAAACCGTGTTCAAGTCCTTGTAGCCATAAAATTCGGCTTAAAATCCAATCACGATTTGGATATTGTTTCGCTAATTCATGGCTATAAATTTCACCAGTCGCTTGACGTGCCACAAATACACTATTGATTGGCATATTTTCGCCAAATTTTTCAGCAATTTTATGCCAACCACGTGGTGTTTTTCCGCTATTTTCCTGTTCGCCAATGCCATTTTTCCCACTAGAAATCTGATATTTTTTATTATGCTGTGGTAAATACAGTAATTGTTGAGCTAAATCGATAATCACATCAGCATTTTTAAGTGTGTAGGGTAAGTTTGATATGGGAAAATTCATCATCGTGGGTCAAATTTAAGATTGATTTAAGATTGTTTAGGGTTATGTGATGTATCTGATGTGGTTTCTGGAATGTGTTCAGGGCGTAACCATAACCAAATTGCGACAATGAACATTGTACCATTACTTAAACATTTAACCCAAATTGGGGCAGGAGTAAGTATCATCACGATACCGCTAATGAACATCATACCAATGGCGATATATTTAATTTTTCGTGTTACAACACCATGCTCTCGCCATTGACGTAAAGTTGCACCATATTTGGGATGGTTGAGTAATTTTTCATAATATTCAGGCCAACCCTTTGAAGCTGCCCATGTTGCCAAAATAAGAAATACAGTCGTTGGTAAGCCCGGAACAATTGTTCCGATATAGGCTAGACCAATAAAAAGTAAGACGAGTGCTTTCCAAAATAGGGCAGTCATGAGTATAAAAATAAGAAATAAGAGTATGTTGTTATAGTATAGCTGTTTTTATATTCATTTTCACTATGATTTTTGAGTAAATGATAATTATTTTTAGCAAAATTGGCTTTGTAAAAACACAATAAACCCTGTAAAAAACATCAATGGAATTTGACGATAAAAACTCATCATTTTTTGTTCATGTTGTTCAAATTGTTCATCATCATTTTTTGCTGTATGGTTAAGTGCAATGCTAAATGCGACCAATGCCCATGAAATAAATACAGTTAAAGCAAAAAAACGAATCACCACTTGTTCACTATCAGTTGAGTAAAACCACAAATGATGGAACAAATAACTTGCAGGTAATAGACTTAAAGTACCAAGTATTGATTTAAAAGTCTGTAAGTGCAAACGGTTAATAGGGTCAAGTTGGATATACATTTAAATACTCTGGATTTATATTGATAGGCTTATTATGCCATTATATTTTTGAATTGAAAGCCTATTTTAGGGCTTATTTTTAATAAAATGTAATAGATATTTTTGATAATTATTATTGATATCTTATTTTTATAAAAATATGATT comes from Moraxella sp. ZY210820 and encodes:
- a CDS encoding Rne/Rng family ribonuclease, with product MKRMLINATHPEEVRVALVTGRRLYDFDLENRTREQKKSNIYKGHITRVEPSLEAVFVEYGAQKQGFLSIKEIDRAYFHGDPRNEHLSIYELIPVGTEVLVQVEKEERGNKGAALSTFISLAGRYLVLMPNNPKGGGISRQISGSTREELKQNLAALNLPQGMSVIVRTAGIGRSLDELQADLQHLLALWQQIQAMANSGPSPMLIHQEAGVVTRALRDYLRDDVAEILIDSKQAYDEAYHFIKTVMPHQLNKLHTYTLEEPLFAYYGVENQIQTAYEREVKLPSGGSIVIDQTEALVSIDINSAKATRGGDVEETALNTNLEAAEEIARQLRIRDMGGLIVIDFIDMGKERHQRMVEAKLREATQSDRARIQFGQLSRFGLMEMSRQRLRPSLEEATGYVCPRCHGTGMVRDLRSLSLSIMRKIEELALQHRQGEVQVEVPVEIAAFLLNEKRHSLVYLEQTSNVRVTVLPHPHLETPHFNIQFNPDGYAPSSYERTEATRSSEKELGYELSEWHLNEAEQNGLQQVITQQAKKAEQTPQQTKSVTEAHLAQVNHAPQTTTSPCAWLENLFVQKQAKTIDQSRTARNAAASIEAMINNGAISRGQFGHIHHEPVAQAQAITTPTMGETPAYAHKAPVVETEKVEKSSRQNKKSRKKEAVEHQVHEEIIQISRHEQRQEQREKRQQKRQEQEIPRREPNQTRPQRPVRQRDASVLTADDDLTPIATPVANEQINDTAPAETTHTRKPRRERHAETEAIAQTTTTPVVESSTTENPTIRVEMIDVPQHQIMNTALVVNIDQAQSEIITLIPEQLKVSAPVETTVIHNDEKVATPTETVVASTEPMTTETVATVEPVIAPVDETALKAPVQRASNDPRLRRKQAQAEVQTIAEVKLTATQIPTLAQYNVGQLIRHVYGDDCQVLIEQFGLIPTFNRALGKFVEQYNQQHTQAHNTSEKKTVTRDVAVPSMTVTNTEEPAPVLDITPPVRPTARLANDPRVRRELAKQAKEQEYQQRQQQMQANTANVTTSSDDVQAEAENQVVSTQQPAEEQIEVTPTEAIEVKEAIEVKTEVVNADDVVNVNPEAETLTSNDEPAVTPIEQEVRTFQQAQQRAQIGFSLEAQSAIAQLTGQMLMNANLFGDETSSEKVPRSIRRPRGRPPKK
- a CDS encoding RluA family pseudouridine synthase, producing MRTSKKSSFSTKNPQPKSFISRQAYDKTSVKSSVNSSRVVASNKLSTVKKKLSTDEVEQDYQTVSWFDVTEYQDGQRVDNFLINRLKGVPKSRIYRLIREGEVRVNKKRVKADTRLMAGDQVRVAPIRYQQKNQQDVPVSDKMADGLLQRIVYEDDGLIVINKPSGLAVHGGSGVHFGLIEILRTALQKPYLELIHRIDRDTSGLVMIAKKRSILKKLQDLLREHKIRKDYIALVKGEVTLNQQLIDAPLLRYELANGERRVRISKDGKPSQTDWKVLQRFQGATLIQASPLTGRTHQIRVHGLSIGHPLLGDDKYGHHITSTIDAHRLCLHAIRLNIPDYPLIETDMPDDIQKIIDTLIK
- a CDS encoding pyrimidine/purine nucleoside phosphorylase codes for the protein MSEGQFDSVSVLKKSNVYFGGLCVSHTVQFADGTRKTLGVLLPNPTGEALKFNTQVAERMEIVSGECWVSIADAEKELFTAGQSFYVSGDSYFTVELKDVVDYVCHYEG
- a CDS encoding AI-2E family transporter, which translates into the protein MKRHYLTTQRLLLISLLIILLFLGFHILKYFIVPVVWAAIIAYMTWPIYVWLQNKVTGKHRPTLSAVIMLGLIILVIGIPLITSIVILQHEGRLLYADLQHKLFLGDLKVPPMIQNLPFIGPEIVKMVQDLNLNPEDLNKNIGHWVQNHLGYGRLVINEISKNLIKLFFALFSLFFFYRDGPMILKQISRAIEMVIGERIHHYLNTISETTRAVVYGIGLTALAQALLAGVSYAVAGVPNPMLLTIMTFILALIPFGPPVSYTGVALWLVSQGQIVEAIGVMAWGVCVVSTADNVIRPLVISGATQIPFLIIMFGVLGGIASFGLIGLFIGPVILAILLAIWREWIHETIEQPPETDNDDEQVKSSS